One Gemmatimonadota bacterium genomic window carries:
- a CDS encoding TIGR00282 family metallophosphoesterase: MNILFVGDVYGRPGRRAAAHLIPQLVAQHAIDFCVVNGENSAGGFGITAKIGQKFHAYGADVITMGDHVWDQKDSVDYIQTGDRILRAANFPKEVGGVGAAIFSARNGASVAVLSLLGRTYMKMALDCPFRTGQCAVEKLQKKTPIILIDFHAEATSEKIAFGHYMDGKVSAVLGTHTHVQTADNGILPGGTAYMTDVGMTGPHDSVIGAKKDPAIRRFVNQMPVRFEPATDDIKLCGALIDVDECSGRAQHIERLCLDLEEG; encoded by the coding sequence GGTTGCACAGCACGCCATTGATTTCTGCGTTGTCAATGGCGAAAATTCTGCTGGCGGCTTTGGTATTACTGCAAAAATCGGACAAAAATTTCACGCTTACGGCGCCGATGTAATTACCATGGGAGATCACGTCTGGGATCAAAAAGATTCGGTTGACTATATTCAAACGGGCGACCGGATTTTGCGTGCAGCCAATTTTCCCAAAGAGGTTGGGGGTGTGGGTGCGGCGATTTTTTCAGCGCGCAACGGGGCGTCGGTTGCAGTGCTCAGCCTGCTTGGACGAACATATATGAAAATGGCTTTGGACTGTCCCTTTAGAACGGGGCAATGCGCCGTGGAGAAATTACAAAAGAAAACGCCCATTATTCTCATCGACTTCCACGCCGAAGCGACCTCGGAAAAAATTGCTTTTGGGCACTATATGGACGGCAAAGTCAGCGCGGTTCTGGGCACGCATACCCATGTTCAAACAGCCGATAATGGGATCTTGCCCGGCGGAACTGCGTATATGACAGATGTTGGCATGACAGGGCCTCACGATTCGGTTATTGGCGCAAAAAAAGACCCTGCGATTCGCCGATTTGTAAACCAGATGCCCGTGCGTTTTGAGCCAGCCACAGACGATATAAAACTCTGCGGTGCGCTCATCGATGTGGATGAATGCTCCGGGCGTGCGCAACACATCGAGCGGTTGTGTCTCGATTTAGAGGAGGGATAA